Proteins encoded by one window of Mariniplasma anaerobium:
- the acpS gene encoding holo-ACP synthase yields the protein MILGIGIDLVELNRIKELINERFINRILSLEEQLIYKGITNDKVKLSFVGGRFAAKEAIFKAISKGDGSANYTDFSILNDENGKPYVSSKYIENKTIHITITHTDAYAMSYCVIEQN from the coding sequence ATGATTTTAGGAATCGGTATAGATTTAGTTGAGCTTAATCGAATCAAGGAACTTATTAATGAACGCTTTATCAATCGTATATTGAGTTTAGAAGAACAATTGATATATAAGGGCATAACTAACGACAAAGTTAAACTAAGCTTTGTAGGCGGAAGATTTGCGGCTAAAGAGGCAATCTTTAAAGCTATATCTAAAGGTGACGGGTCTGCAAATTATACGGATTTCTCAATTTTGAATGATGAAAATGGAAAACCATATGTATCATCTAAATATATTGAAAATAAAACAATACATATAACAATAACGCACACAGATGCTTATGCGATGAGTTATTGTGTTATCGAACAAAATTAA
- a CDS encoding Tex family protein, with translation MNEQIINGIKKQLKIGDKQVRSVLDLLNEGNTIPFIARYRKEATGGLDEEQINEIHKTWEYQNNLLDRKEAVIRLIDEKGMLTEELKNEVLKADKLVEVEDLYRPFKEKKKTKATEAVAKGLEPLANFILMFPETSIEEEAAKFVNDKVSSVEEAIEGAKYIIAEMISDDANYRKSLRAEMVKVGVVATSVKKNAVDERKTYEMYYEYSEPVKHMKPHRILAINRAEKEKVITVKIDLDKETMTSYLEKKMIKNESSPAAPLIKDAIADALKRLIYPSLEREVRAELNEIAEEQAIEVFADNLQKLLLQPPLKGKVVLGVDPAFRTGCKLSVCNEQGQVLEKGVIYPHEKTKGGSITDEQVMNSKRDILRLVHRHKVEVIAIGNGTASRETESFIAGLIKEVDMKVQYVIVNEAGASVYSASELAREEFPDFSVEERSAASIARRLQDPLSELVKIDPKSIGVGQYQHDVAPKKLNDSLNFVVTQAVNNVGVNVNTASKALLMYVSGLNKTSATNIVKYRDKIGKFNNREDIIKVPRLGDKSFEQAIGFLRIPEGVEPLDMTAVHPESYPVAKEIMKRFNLTGDMFGKDEVKLIVEHMDRSKLQQDLNVDQYTLSDILDAFIAPIRDPRDQFAQPLLKSDILKLEDLTVGMELEGTVRNVVDFGAFIDVGLKEDGLLHISKMSNKFIKHPKDVVNVGDIVKVYVLNIDTNRGKVGLTMLENTIQQ, from the coding sequence ATGAATGAACAAATTATTAATGGTATTAAAAAACAATTAAAAATTGGTGATAAACAGGTTAGAAGTGTCCTTGATTTGTTAAATGAAGGCAACACTATACCCTTTATTGCTAGATATCGTAAAGAAGCAACAGGTGGTCTTGATGAAGAACAAATTAATGAGATTCATAAGACTTGGGAGTATCAAAATAATTTACTTGATAGAAAAGAAGCAGTCATAAGACTTATAGATGAAAAAGGTATGTTGACTGAAGAGTTAAAAAATGAGGTTTTAAAAGCTGATAAACTTGTAGAAGTTGAAGACTTATATAGACCATTTAAAGAAAAGAAAAAGACAAAAGCAACTGAAGCAGTTGCTAAAGGCTTGGAGCCTTTAGCTAATTTTATATTGATGTTTCCAGAAACTAGTATTGAAGAAGAAGCAGCTAAATTTGTTAATGATAAAGTAAGTTCAGTTGAAGAAGCAATTGAGGGTGCTAAGTATATCATTGCAGAAATGATTTCTGATGATGCAAATTATCGTAAATCATTAAGAGCTGAAATGGTTAAAGTTGGTGTCGTAGCAACTTCAGTTAAAAAGAATGCAGTTGATGAACGTAAAACTTATGAAATGTATTATGAGTATTCTGAACCTGTTAAACATATGAAGCCACACCGTATATTAGCAATCAATCGTGCAGAAAAAGAAAAAGTGATTACAGTTAAAATTGATTTAGATAAAGAAACAATGACTTCATATTTAGAGAAAAAGATGATTAAAAATGAATCATCTCCAGCAGCACCTTTAATCAAAGATGCTATTGCAGATGCACTTAAGCGTTTAATTTACCCTTCACTTGAAAGAGAAGTTAGAGCTGAATTAAATGAAATAGCAGAAGAACAAGCAATTGAAGTTTTTGCAGATAACCTTCAAAAACTATTATTACAACCTCCTTTAAAAGGGAAAGTTGTGTTAGGTGTAGACCCTGCATTTAGAACAGGTTGTAAATTAAGTGTTTGTAATGAACAAGGTCAAGTTTTAGAAAAAGGTGTTATTTATCCACATGAAAAGACAAAAGGTGGATCAATAACTGATGAACAAGTTATGAATTCTAAACGTGATATTCTTCGTTTAGTTCATAGACATAAAGTAGAAGTTATTGCTATAGGAAATGGCACAGCAAGTAGAGAAACCGAAAGTTTCATTGCTGGGTTAATTAAAGAAGTAGATATGAAAGTTCAATATGTGATTGTCAATGAAGCTGGTGCTTCAGTGTATTCAGCTAGTGAACTTGCAAGAGAAGAGTTTCCTGATTTTAGTGTTGAAGAAAGATCAGCAGCATCTATTGCTAGACGTCTTCAAGATCCATTATCAGAATTAGTTAAGATTGATCCTAAGAGTATTGGTGTTGGTCAATATCAACATGACGTTGCACCAAAGAAATTAAATGATAGTTTAAACTTTGTGGTTACACAAGCTGTTAATAATGTTGGTGTAAATGTTAATACAGCCAGTAAGGCTTTATTAATGTATGTTTCTGGTTTAAATAAAACTAGCGCAACTAATATTGTTAAATATAGAGATAAAATTGGTAAGTTTAACAATAGAGAAGATATTATTAAAGTTCCTCGTCTTGGAGATAAATCATTTGAACAAGCAATTGGATTTTTGCGTATACCTGAAGGTGTTGAACCACTTGATATGACTGCTGTCCATCCTGAGAGTTATCCAGTAGCAAAAGAAATTATGAAAAGATTTAATTTGACTGGTGATATGTTTGGTAAAGATGAAGTTAAATTAATTGTTGAACACATGGATAGATCTAAGCTTCAACAAGACTTAAATGTGGATCAATATACGCTAAGTGATATATTAGATGCATTTATTGCGCCTATTAGAGACCCTAGAGACCAATTTGCTCAACCATTATTAAAAAGTGATATTCTAAAACTAGAAGACTTAACAGTTGGTATGGAATTAGAAGGTACAGTCAGAAATGTAGTAGACTTTGGAGCATTTATTGATGTAGGATTAAAAGAAGATGGATTACTCCATATTTCTAAGATGTCAAACAAGTTTATTAAACATCCTAAAGATGTTGTAAACGTTGGAGATATCGTTAAAGTTTATGTTTTAAACATTGATACGAATCGTGGTAAGGTTGGACTTACTATGCTAGAAAATACAATTCAACAATAA